The following coding sequences are from one Frigoribacterium sp. Leaf415 window:
- a CDS encoding ABC transporter permease → MLWYTGRRLLQLIPVFFGATFLIYFMVFALPGDPVAALFGDKTPSPAVIEAIRAEYNLDQPFIVQYLLYIGGLFTGDLGTTFSGRPVVDELIRAFPITFRLAMLALLFEAVAGIVVGLIAGLRKGKLFDTSALVVSLLLISVPTFVIGFLLQYVFGIQLGLFRTTVSSQAPWDELVLPAIVLASVSFAYIVRLTRASVSENSSADFVRTASAKGLTRGRVVTVHILRNSLVPVVTYLGVDIGSLMVGAIVTEGIFNIQGVGGTVYRAITLGEGPTVVSFVAVMVIIFMIANLLVDLLYALLDPRIRYAK, encoded by the coding sequence ATGCTCTGGTACACCGGACGCCGGCTCCTCCAACTGATCCCCGTCTTCTTCGGGGCGACGTTCCTCATCTACTTCATGGTCTTCGCACTGCCCGGTGACCCCGTGGCAGCGCTGTTCGGTGACAAGACCCCGTCGCCAGCCGTCATCGAGGCCATCCGCGCCGAGTACAACCTCGACCAGCCGTTCATCGTGCAGTACCTGCTGTACATCGGCGGCCTGTTCACCGGCGACCTCGGCACGACCTTCTCCGGTCGTCCCGTGGTCGACGAGCTGATCCGCGCGTTCCCCATCACGTTCCGACTCGCGATGCTCGCCCTGCTCTTCGAGGCCGTCGCCGGCATCGTCGTGGGTCTGATCGCGGGCCTCCGCAAGGGCAAGCTCTTCGACACGAGCGCCCTCGTCGTCAGCCTGCTGCTCATCTCGGTGCCGACGTTCGTCATCGGCTTCCTGCTGCAGTACGTCTTCGGCATCCAGCTCGGTCTGTTCCGCACGACGGTCAGCTCGCAGGCGCCGTGGGACGAATTGGTGTTGCCGGCCATCGTGCTCGCCTCGGTGTCGTTCGCGTACATCGTCCGGCTGACCCGCGCCTCCGTGTCCGAGAACTCGAGCGCCGACTTCGTGCGCACCGCGTCGGCCAAGGGGCTCACCCGTGGCCGCGTCGTCACCGTGCACATCCTGCGCAACTCGCTCGTCCCCGTGGTCACCTACCTCGGCGTCGACATCGGTTCGCTGATGGTCGGTGCCATCGTGACCGAGGGAATCTTCAACATCCAGGGCGTCGGCGGCACCGTCTACCGGGCGATCACGCTCGGCGAGGGCCCCACCGTCGTCTCGTTCGTCGCGGTGATGGTGATCATCTTCATGATCGCCAACCTCCTCGTCGACCTGCTGTACGCCCTTCTCGACCCGAGGATCCGCTATGCCAAGTAA
- a CDS encoding dipeptide ABC transporter ATP-binding protein: MTDTSTRPETAGTASSSTPLLEIKGLKIGFKTQAGYVDAVRGVDLTIRQGESLAIVGESGSGKSTTATSIIDLLPGTGEVTGGQILFEGKDLTKVSAAEMQAIRGRDIGYVPQDPMSNLNPVWSIGFQVEEAIRANGVATGKTAVRQRAVDVLKEAGLNDAGDRLKQFPHQFSGGMRQRVLIGIGLSSRPKLLIADEPTSALDVTVQRRILDHLETLTRDYGTSVLFITHDLGLAAERAEKLVVMYKGRVVESGPSKEILANPQHPYTQRLVAAAPSLASQRIQSSIAPTHSHGLEISDEGADDAELIARARQREEAGKKDSEYISVTNLSKVYKIRQGGFKTTDLRAVDDVSFSIPRGTTMALVGESGSGKSTVAKLVLQLESITSGTVSVGGQSVGALKGRDLFDFRRRVQPVFQDPYGSLDPMYSVGNTIAEPLVTHGIGDRSSRQARVRELLDQVSLPASTVNRYPNELSGGQRQRIAVARALALKPDVIVLDEAVSALDVLVQGQILDLLTDLQTELGLTYLFITHDLAVVRLIADNVSVMQKGRVVEAGTTDDIFANPAQQYTRELLEAIPGANFEFGR, encoded by the coding sequence ATGACCGACACCTCCACCCGACCCGAGACGGCGGGCACCGCTTCGTCGTCGACGCCCCTGCTCGAGATCAAAGGCCTCAAGATCGGCTTCAAGACGCAGGCAGGGTACGTCGACGCCGTGCGCGGGGTCGACCTCACGATCCGTCAAGGCGAGAGCCTCGCGATCGTGGGTGAGTCCGGCTCGGGCAAGTCGACGACCGCCACGTCCATCATCGACCTGCTGCCCGGCACGGGCGAGGTCACGGGCGGCCAGATCCTCTTCGAGGGCAAGGACCTCACGAAGGTCAGCGCCGCCGAGATGCAGGCCATCCGCGGTCGCGACATCGGCTACGTGCCGCAAGACCCCATGTCGAACCTCAACCCCGTGTGGAGCATCGGCTTCCAGGTCGAGGAGGCGATCCGGGCGAACGGTGTCGCGACGGGCAAGACCGCGGTCCGCCAGCGCGCCGTCGACGTCCTGAAAGAGGCCGGACTCAACGACGCAGGCGACCGCCTCAAGCAATTCCCGCACCAGTTCTCGGGCGGCATGCGTCAGCGCGTGCTGATCGGCATCGGCTTGTCGTCACGGCCCAAGCTCCTGATCGCCGACGAGCCCACATCAGCTCTCGACGTCACCGTCCAGCGCCGCATCCTCGACCACCTCGAGACCCTGACCCGGGACTACGGCACCTCGGTGCTCTTCATCACGCACGATCTCGGCCTCGCCGCCGAGCGGGCCGAGAAGCTCGTCGTCATGTACAAGGGTCGTGTCGTCGAGTCGGGGCCCTCGAAAGAGATCCTCGCCAACCCGCAGCACCCGTACACGCAGCGGCTGGTCGCGGCCGCGCCGTCTCTCGCCAGCCAGCGCATCCAGTCGAGCATCGCGCCCACGCACTCCCACGGGCTCGAGATCTCCGACGAGGGGGCCGACGACGCCGAGCTCATCGCTCGCGCCCGTCAGCGCGAGGAGGCCGGGAAGAAGGACTCCGAGTACATCTCGGTGACGAACCTGTCGAAGGTCTACAAGATCCGCCAGGGTGGCTTCAAGACGACCGACCTGCGGGCCGTCGACGACGTGTCGTTCTCGATCCCGCGGGGCACGACGATGGCGCTCGTGGGTGAGTCCGGCTCGGGCAAGTCGACCGTCGCCAAGCTCGTGCTCCAGCTCGAGTCGATCACGTCGGGCACCGTGTCGGTCGGCGGCCAGAGCGTCGGAGCGCTGAAGGGCCGAGACCTCTTCGACTTCCGTCGTCGGGTCCAGCCGGTCTTCCAGGACCCCTACGGTTCGCTCGACCCGATGTACAGCGTGGGCAACACGATCGCCGAGCCGCTCGTCACGCACGGCATCGGCGACCGCTCCAGTCGTCAGGCCCGCGTCCGAGAGTTGCTCGATCAGGTGTCCCTGCCCGCGTCGACGGTCAACCGGTACCCGAACGAGCTCTCCGGTGGTCAACGTCAGCGCATCGCCGTGGCCCGGGCGCTCGCGCTCAAGCCCGACGTCATCGTCCTCGACGAGGCGGTCTCGGCCCTGGACGTCCTCGTCCAGGGGCAGATCCTCGACCTGCTCACCGACCTGCAGACCGAACTCGGGCTGACCTACCTCTTCATCACGCACGACCTCGCCGTCGTCCGCCTCATCGCGGACAACGTCAGCGTCATGCAGAAGGGTCGCGTCGTCGAGGCGGGCACGACCGACGACATCTTCGCCAACCCGGCCCAGCAGTACACGCGCGAACTGCTCGAAGCGATCCCCGGCGCGAACTTCGAGTTCGGCCGCTGA
- the gcvP gene encoding aminomethyl-transferring glycine dehydrogenase, whose protein sequence is MLAAVGHDSVESLVAAAVPDAIHAAAVEGSVLPAPIGEEEALAELRALAGRNRVSRSLLGLGYYDTVTPAVIQRNVLENPSWYTAYTPYQPEISQGRLEALINFQTMVAELTGLTTANASMLDEGTAVVEGMLLARRASKVKTDVFVVDSDTFPQTKALLAGRAEAVGIELVELDLSVLDPAELPESFGVFVQYPSASGSVWSPRAVVEAAHAHGGLAVVAADLLALTLIEAPGEFGADVAVGTSQRFGVPMGFGGPHAGYMAVRTGLERQLPGRLVGVSQDAVGQPAYRLSLQTREQHIRREKATSNICTAQVLLAVMASMYAVYHGPWGLRHIATRVHGHASDLAAAIGASELELESDSFFDTLQVFVPGRAAEIVATAHDRGYLLHAVDGDCVRLSFDETTTRDDVRVVAEVLGVDLLADAAPSGLQEALLRTSDYLTHPVFRTHRSETSMMRYLKHLADKDYALDRGMIPLGSCTMKLNAATEMAAVTWPEFAGVHPFAPADDVAGYLDLIGQLEGWLAEVTGYDTVSLQPNAGSQGELAGLLAIRGYHLSNGDVERTVCLIPQSAHGTNAASAVLAGMRVVVVACDEGGNVDLDDLRAKVEQHAAQLAALMITYPSTHGVYEHDIVALTDAVHAAGGQVYVDGANLNALLGVARFGDFGGDVSHLNLHKTFCIPHGGGGPGVGPVAAKAHLAPFLPGHPMAQQADRRTGAALAADGDRLAHAGVPVSSAPYGSPSILPISWAYVRMMGTEGLTRATGAAVLAANYVAARLREHFPVLYAGENGLVAHECILDLRPLRDATGVTVDDVAKRLIDYGFHAPTMSFPVAGTLMVEPTESEDLAEIDRFVDAMIAIKGEADEVASGRYTAESSPLRGAPHTAESVVVGEWTAEYGREEAVYPVRSLVRGKYWPPVRRIDQAYGDRNLFCNCPPAEAFA, encoded by the coding sequence ATGCTCGCCGCCGTGGGGCACGACAGCGTCGAGTCGCTCGTCGCGGCCGCCGTGCCTGACGCGATCCACGCCGCGGCCGTCGAGGGCAGCGTGCTGCCCGCGCCGATCGGCGAAGAAGAGGCGCTCGCCGAGTTGCGGGCCCTCGCGGGGCGCAACCGCGTCTCGCGCAGCCTCCTCGGTCTCGGGTACTACGACACCGTCACCCCGGCCGTCATCCAGCGCAACGTGCTCGAGAACCCCAGCTGGTACACCGCGTACACGCCGTACCAGCCCGAGATCTCGCAGGGTCGACTCGAGGCCCTCATCAACTTCCAGACGATGGTGGCCGAGCTGACCGGGCTCACGACCGCGAACGCGTCGATGCTCGACGAGGGCACGGCCGTCGTCGAGGGCATGTTGCTGGCCCGTCGTGCGTCGAAGGTGAAGACCGACGTCTTCGTCGTCGACAGCGACACCTTCCCGCAGACCAAGGCCCTGCTCGCCGGCCGCGCCGAGGCCGTCGGCATCGAGCTCGTCGAGCTCGACCTCTCGGTGCTCGACCCCGCCGAGCTGCCCGAGTCGTTCGGCGTCTTCGTGCAGTACCCCTCGGCGTCGGGCTCCGTCTGGAGCCCCCGCGCCGTCGTCGAGGCGGCCCACGCCCACGGCGGCCTGGCCGTCGTCGCCGCCGACCTGCTCGCGCTCACGCTGATCGAGGCACCCGGCGAGTTCGGGGCCGACGTCGCCGTCGGCACGAGCCAGCGCTTCGGCGTGCCGATGGGCTTCGGCGGTCCGCACGCGGGCTACATGGCCGTCCGCACCGGGCTCGAGCGTCAGCTGCCCGGTCGTCTGGTGGGGGTCTCGCAGGACGCCGTCGGCCAGCCCGCCTACCGCCTCAGCCTGCAGACCCGCGAGCAGCACATCCGCCGCGAGAAGGCCACGTCGAACATCTGCACCGCGCAGGTGCTGCTCGCCGTCATGGCGTCGATGTACGCGGTCTACCACGGTCCCTGGGGCCTGCGGCACATCGCGACGCGCGTGCACGGCCACGCCTCCGACCTGGCGGCCGCGATCGGGGCGAGCGAGCTCGAGCTCGAGAGCGACTCGTTCTTCGACACCCTCCAGGTCTTCGTCCCGGGTCGGGCGGCCGAGATCGTCGCCACGGCACACGATCGGGGCTACCTGTTGCACGCCGTCGACGGCGACTGCGTCCGCCTCTCGTTCGACGAGACCACCACCCGTGACGACGTCCGCGTCGTCGCCGAGGTGCTCGGCGTCGACCTGCTCGCCGATGCCGCCCCCTCGGGCCTGCAGGAGGCGCTGCTGCGGACGAGCGACTACCTCACGCACCCGGTCTTCCGCACCCACCGCAGCGAGACCAGCATGATGCGCTATCTCAAGCACCTCGCCGACAAGGACTACGCGCTCGACCGCGGCATGATCCCGCTCGGCAGCTGCACGATGAAGCTCAACGCGGCGACCGAGATGGCCGCCGTGACCTGGCCCGAGTTCGCCGGCGTGCACCCGTTCGCCCCGGCGGACGACGTGGCGGGGTACCTCGACCTGATCGGCCAACTCGAGGGGTGGCTGGCCGAGGTCACGGGCTACGACACCGTCTCGCTGCAGCCCAACGCCGGCAGCCAGGGCGAGCTGGCCGGTCTGCTCGCGATCCGCGGCTACCACCTGTCGAACGGCGACGTCGAGCGCACGGTCTGCCTGATCCCGCAGAGCGCGCACGGCACCAACGCGGCCAGCGCGGTCCTCGCGGGCATGCGCGTCGTCGTGGTCGCCTGCGACGAGGGCGGCAACGTCGACCTCGACGACCTGCGGGCCAAGGTCGAGCAGCACGCGGCCCAGCTCGCGGCGCTGATGATCACCTACCCGTCGACGCACGGCGTGTACGAGCACGACATCGTCGCCCTCACCGACGCGGTGCACGCGGCCGGCGGTCAGGTGTACGTGGACGGGGCGAACCTCAACGCCCTGCTCGGGGTCGCGCGCTTCGGCGACTTCGGCGGCGACGTCTCGCACCTCAACCTGCACAAGACCTTCTGCATCCCGCACGGCGGCGGCGGTCCGGGCGTGGGGCCGGTCGCGGCCAAGGCCCACCTCGCACCCTTCCTGCCCGGCCACCCGATGGCCCAGCAGGCCGACCGTCGCACGGGGGCGGCCCTCGCGGCCGACGGCGACCGCCTCGCCCACGCCGGCGTGCCGGTCTCGAGCGCTCCGTACGGGTCCCCGAGCATCCTGCCGATCAGCTGGGCCTACGTACGCATGATGGGCACCGAGGGCCTCACCCGGGCGACCGGGGCGGCCGTCCTGGCGGCCAACTACGTCGCCGCCCGCCTGCGTGAGCACTTCCCCGTGCTGTACGCGGGCGAGAACGGCCTCGTGGCGCACGAGTGCATCCTCGACCTGCGGCCGTTGCGCGACGCGACCGGGGTCACCGTCGACGACGTGGCCAAGCGCCTCATCGACTACGGCTTCCACGCCCCGACCATGTCGTTCCCCGTGGCGGGCACCCTCATGGTCGAGCCGACCGAGAGCGAGGACCTGGCCGAGATCGACCGCTTCGTCGATGCGATGATCGCGATCAAGGGCGAGGCCGACGAGGTGGCCTCCGGTCGGTACACCGCCGAGTCGAGCCCGTTGCGCGGTGCGCCGCACACGGCCGAGTCGGTCGTCGTCGGCGAGTGGACCGCCGAGTACGGGCGAGAAGAGGCCGTGTACCCGGTCCGTTCGCTCGTGCGCGGCAAGTACTGGCCGCCGGTGCGCCGCATCGACCAGGCCTACGGTGACCGCAACCTGTTCTGCAACTGCCCGCCGGCCGAGGCGTTCGCCTAG
- the typA gene encoding translational GTPase TypA, translating to MATAIRSDLRNVAIVAHVDHGKTTLVDAMLKQTNSFDAHFDTEDRMMDSNELEREKGITILAKNTAVLYNGEHATDGPITINVIDTPGHADFGGEVERGLSMVDGVVLLVDASEGPLPQTRFVLRKALAAKLPVILLVNKTDRPDARIDEVVAESQDLLLGLASDLSEEVDDLDLDAILNVPVVYASGRNGAASTNKPADGSLPDNADLEPLFDAILTHVPAPTYDDEHPLQAHVTNLDASPFLGRLALLRVFHGTLKKGQTVAWVKADGSVVNARITELLITKALDRYPAESAGPGDIVAVAGFDTITIGETLSDPDDVRPLPTITVDDPAISMTIGTNTSPLIGKVKGHKLTARMVKDRLDRELIGNVSLKVVDIGRPDAWEVQGRGELALAILVEQMRREGFELTVGKPQVVTRRDENGKLQEPFEHMTIDVPDEYLGAITQLMAARKGRMENMANHGSGWVRMEFIVPSRGLIGFRTQFLTDTRGTGIANGISHGYGPWAGEISTRTNGSIIADRSGVVTPFAIINLQERMSFFVQPTEEVYEGMVVGENSRADDMDVNITKEKKLTNMRQSTADNFESMTPSKVLSLEESLEFAGDDECVEVTPDAIRIRKVELDASARQRSTARLKKQNA from the coding sequence ATGGCGACTGCCATCCGCAGCGACCTGCGCAACGTGGCGATCGTGGCCCACGTCGACCACGGCAAGACGACCCTCGTCGACGCCATGCTCAAGCAGACCAACTCCTTCGACGCGCACTTCGACACCGAAGACCGCATGATGGACTCGAACGAGCTCGAGCGCGAAAAGGGCATCACGATCCTCGCGAAGAACACCGCGGTGCTCTACAACGGCGAGCACGCGACCGACGGCCCGATCACCATCAACGTGATCGACACCCCCGGCCACGCCGACTTCGGTGGCGAGGTCGAGCGCGGCCTGTCCATGGTCGACGGCGTCGTGCTGCTCGTCGACGCGTCCGAGGGTCCCCTGCCCCAGACGCGCTTCGTGCTGCGCAAGGCCCTCGCGGCCAAGCTGCCCGTCATCCTGCTGGTCAACAAGACCGACCGCCCCGACGCGCGCATCGACGAGGTCGTCGCCGAGTCGCAAGACCTGCTGCTGGGCCTCGCGAGCGACCTGAGCGAAGAGGTCGACGACCTCGACCTCGACGCGATCCTCAACGTGCCCGTCGTCTACGCCTCGGGTCGCAACGGCGCCGCGTCGACCAACAAGCCCGCCGACGGCTCGCTGCCCGACAACGCCGACCTCGAGCCGCTGTTCGACGCGATCCTGACGCACGTGCCCGCGCCGACCTACGACGACGAGCACCCCCTCCAGGCGCACGTCACCAACCTCGACGCCTCGCCGTTCCTCGGTCGCCTCGCCCTGCTGCGCGTCTTCCACGGCACGCTGAAGAAGGGCCAGACGGTGGCTTGGGTCAAGGCCGACGGTTCCGTCGTCAACGCCCGCATCACCGAGCTGCTGATCACCAAGGCCCTCGACCGCTACCCGGCCGAGAGCGCGGGCCCGGGCGACATCGTCGCCGTCGCCGGCTTCGACACCATCACCATCGGCGAGACGCTGTCCGACCCCGACGACGTGCGGCCGCTGCCGACCATCACGGTCGACGACCCCGCCATCTCGATGACGATCGGCACGAACACCTCGCCGCTCATCGGCAAGGTCAAGGGCCACAAGCTCACCGCCCGCATGGTGAAGGACCGCCTCGACCGCGAGCTGATCGGTAACGTCAGCCTCAAGGTCGTCGACATCGGACGTCCCGACGCGTGGGAGGTCCAGGGGCGCGGCGAGCTCGCCCTGGCCATCCTCGTCGAGCAGATGCGCCGCGAGGGCTTCGAGCTCACCGTCGGCAAGCCCCAGGTCGTCACCCGTCGTGACGAGAACGGCAAGCTCCAGGAGCCGTTCGAGCACATGACCATCGACGTGCCCGACGAGTACCTCGGTGCCATCACGCAGCTGATGGCCGCCCGCAAGGGCCGCATGGAGAACATGGCGAACCACGGCTCGGGCTGGGTGCGCATGGAGTTCATCGTCCCCTCGCGCGGCCTGATCGGCTTCCGCACGCAGTTCCTCACCGACACGCGCGGCACCGGCATCGCCAACGGCATCAGCCACGGCTACGGCCCCTGGGCCGGCGAGATCTCGACCCGCACCAACGGTTCGATCATCGCCGACCGCTCGGGTGTCGTCACCCCCTTCGCGATCATCAACCTGCAGGAGCGCATGTCGTTCTTCGTGCAGCCGACCGAAGAGGTCTACGAGGGCATGGTCGTGGGCGAGAACTCGCGCGCCGACGACATGGACGTCAACATCACCAAAGAGAAGAAGCTGACCAACATGCGTCAGTCGACGGCCGACAACTTCGAGTCGATGACGCCCTCCAAGGTGCTGTCGCTCGAAGAGTCCCTCGAGTTCGCCGGTGACGACGAGTGCGTCGAGGTCACCCCCGACGCCATCCGCATCCGCAAGGTCGAGCTCGACGCGTCGGCCCGCCAGCGGAGCACGGCTCGCCTAAAGAAGCAGAACGCGTAA
- a CDS encoding CPBP family intramembrane glutamic endopeptidase, producing MTRARLRVEIAIVLGLSLGASAVYSVLSIVNRLTQQTALSQQTATLNSPLSSREFFDLAYQVLGVAVDLVPVLLVAFLLWREERPHLGRLGVDFSRAGRDTLGGVGLALAIGIPGIGLYLVGKALDLTVTVVPTNLGEHWWTVPVLLLSALRAGVTEEVIVVAYLFARLRDLGWRTWPIIVTAALLRGSYHLYQGFGAFVGNVVMGVAFGWLYVRFGRVLPLVVAHVLMDAAVFVGYPWAATTFPTLFGLPS from the coding sequence ATGACGCGCGCGCGCCTCCGGGTCGAGATCGCGATCGTCCTCGGCCTCTCGCTCGGCGCGTCGGCCGTGTACTCGGTGCTCTCGATCGTGAACCGGCTCACCCAGCAGACCGCTCTCTCGCAACAGACGGCCACGCTGAACTCGCCGCTCAGCAGTCGCGAGTTCTTCGACCTCGCCTACCAGGTGCTCGGCGTGGCGGTCGACCTCGTGCCGGTGCTGCTCGTGGCCTTCCTGCTGTGGCGCGAGGAGCGGCCCCACCTGGGCCGGCTCGGCGTCGACTTCTCGCGCGCGGGCCGGGACACCCTCGGTGGCGTCGGCCTGGCCCTCGCGATCGGCATCCCCGGCATCGGCCTCTACCTCGTGGGCAAGGCCTTGGACCTCACCGTCACGGTCGTGCCGACGAACCTCGGCGAGCACTGGTGGACCGTCCCCGTGCTGCTGCTCTCGGCCCTGCGGGCCGGGGTGACCGAAGAGGTGATCGTCGTCGCGTACCTTTTCGCGCGCCTCCGCGACCTCGGCTGGCGGACGTGGCCGATCATCGTGACGGCGGCCCTGCTGCGGGGCAGCTACCACCTCTACCAGGGGTTCGGCGCGTTCGTGGGCAACGTCGTCATGGGCGTCGCGTTCGGCTGGCTCTACGTGCGCTTCGGCCGGGTGCTGCCGCTCGTCGTCGCACACGTCCTGATGGACGCGGCCGTCTTCGTGGGCTATCCGTGGGCCGCCACCACCTTCCCGACCCTCTTCGGGCTGCCGTCCTGA
- a CDS encoding ABC transporter permease: MPSNDSSALSADHFVADLDETPVKAVDAIDESEKPRSSWNDAWDAMKRRPTFWIAAFLIVVVIVVALVPGLFTSVSPTAADLPRSNEGPSAGHLLGFTFQGTDVFARIVWGTRASLTVGLIATIIVTVVGIVIGSLAGFYGGWLDAVVSRIGDIFFAIPTVLGAIVLMSILPTRTPLTVALVLSVFAWPQIARVMRGSVLSARAADYVTASAALGVSRFRILVRHVVPNAITPVIVVATVSLGTFIVAEATLSFLGIGLPPSTMSWGNDINAARNSLRVAPMPLFWPAAALSVTVLSFLLMGDVVRDALDPKARARR, from the coding sequence ATGCCAAGTAACGACTCGTCGGCGTTGTCCGCCGACCACTTCGTCGCCGATCTCGACGAGACGCCCGTCAAGGCCGTCGACGCGATCGACGAGTCCGAGAAACCCCGCAGCAGCTGGAACGACGCGTGGGACGCCATGAAGCGTCGCCCCACGTTCTGGATCGCGGCGTTCCTCATCGTCGTCGTCATCGTGGTGGCGCTCGTCCCCGGACTGTTCACCAGCGTCTCGCCGACGGCCGCCGACCTGCCCCGGAGCAACGAGGGCCCGTCGGCAGGCCACCTGCTCGGCTTCACGTTCCAGGGCACCGACGTGTTCGCCCGCATCGTCTGGGGTACCCGTGCCTCGCTGACCGTCGGTCTGATCGCGACGATCATCGTCACGGTCGTCGGCATCGTCATCGGCTCGCTGGCCGGCTTCTACGGCGGATGGCTCGACGCGGTCGTCTCGCGCATCGGCGACATCTTCTTCGCGATCCCCACCGTCCTCGGTGCCATCGTGCTGATGTCGATCCTGCCGACGCGGACGCCCCTCACCGTGGCCCTCGTGCTGTCGGTCTTCGCCTGGCCCCAGATCGCGCGCGTCATGCGCGGTTCGGTCCTCAGCGCACGGGCCGCCGACTACGTCACGGCCTCGGCCGCGCTCGGGGTGTCCCGCTTCCGCATCCTGGTCCGGCACGTCGTGCCGAACGCCATCACCCCGGTCATCGTCGTGGCGACGGTCTCGCTCGGCACGTTCATCGTGGCCGAGGCGACACTGTCGTTCCTCGGCATCGGGCTGCCGCCGAGCACCATGTCCTGGGGCAACGACATCAACGCGGCGCGCAACTCGCTCCGTGTCGCGCCGATGCCCCTCTTCTGGCCCGCCGCGGCGCTGTCCGTGACGGTGCTGTCGTTCCTCCTCATGGGCGACGTCGTGCGCGACGCCCTCGACCCGAAGGCGAGGGCACGTCGATGA
- a CDS encoding peptide ABC transporter substrate-binding protein — protein sequence MKKTRMGLSAVAVVGTAALVLTGCASGSGDDDTSSGDATAIIKTNGTEPENPLVPSNTTETGGGRIVTSIFAGLVSYNADGTTKNEVAESIESDDATVWTVTLKDGWKFTDGTDVTSESFTKAWNWAASFDNVANSSGSSFFENFKGYSDTAQSDLDLTVESPTEFTVTLNTPEADFPLRLGYSAYSPLPESFYADPAAFGENPVGNGPYMLDGEGAWTHNQGIKLKTNPDYDGNRKPKNGGLDINFYTSLDSAYADVQGGNLDVLDQIGPAAFQTYQSDFPDTNVNQPAAVFQGMTIPQYLAHFGDDEEGNLRRQAISMSINRDDVTKVIFQGTRTPAKDFTSPVIPGYTDELEGESVLSFDADKAKDLWDQADAISPYGDTTFTIGYNSDGGHQEWVDAVTANISKTLGIKAEGKPYPTFAEFRTDASGGAMTGAFRSGWQADYPSLYNFLYPTMATDGSSNDGKYSNPEFDDLLAEGSAASDVDDANASYQKAQEVLLKDLPIIPLWYANVNGVWADTVSNVEYGWDSVPIYENITK from the coding sequence TTGAAGAAGACGCGCATGGGCCTGTCGGCCGTCGCCGTCGTGGGGACGGCAGCACTCGTCCTCACCGGTTGCGCCAGCGGCAGCGGGGACGACGACACGTCGTCCGGTGACGCTACCGCGATCATCAAGACGAACGGCACGGAGCCCGAGAACCCGCTCGTCCCGTCGAACACGACCGAGACCGGTGGTGGCCGCATCGTCACCTCGATCTTCGCCGGTCTCGTCAGCTACAACGCCGACGGCACCACCAAGAACGAGGTCGCCGAGAGCATCGAGAGCGACGACGCCACCGTGTGGACCGTCACGCTCAAGGACGGCTGGAAGTTCACCGACGGCACCGACGTCACGAGCGAGTCGTTCACCAAGGCCTGGAACTGGGCGGCCAGCTTCGACAACGTCGCGAACTCGTCCGGCAGCTCGTTCTTCGAGAACTTCAAGGGCTACAGCGACACCGCGCAGAGCGACCTCGACCTCACCGTCGAGAGCCCGACCGAGTTCACGGTCACGCTCAACACCCCCGAGGCCGACTTCCCCCTGCGCCTCGGCTACTCGGCCTACTCGCCGCTGCCGGAGTCGTTCTACGCCGACCCCGCCGCGTTCGGTGAGAACCCGGTCGGCAACGGTCCGTACATGCTCGACGGTGAAGGCGCCTGGACGCACAACCAGGGCATCAAGCTGAAGACGAACCCCGACTACGACGGCAACCGCAAGCCGAAGAACGGCGGGCTCGACATCAACTTCTACACCTCGCTCGACTCGGCCTACGCCGACGTGCAGGGTGGCAACCTCGACGTGCTCGACCAGATCGGCCCGGCGGCGTTCCAGACGTACCAGAGCGACTTCCCCGACACGAACGTCAACCAGCCCGCCGCGGTCTTCCAGGGCATGACGATCCCGCAGTACCTGGCGCACTTCGGTGACGACGAAGAGGGCAACCTGCGTCGTCAGGCCATCTCGATGTCCATCAACCGCGACGACGTCACGAAGGTCATCTTCCAGGGCACGCGGACGCCGGCCAAGGACTTCACCTCGCCCGTCATCCCCGGCTACACCGACGAGCTGGAGGGCGAGAGCGTCCTCTCGTTCGACGCCGACAAGGCCAAGGACCTCTGGGACCAGGCCGACGCGATCTCGCCGTACGGCGACACCACGTTCACCATCGGCTACAACTCCGACGGTGGACACCAGGAGTGGGTGGACGCGGTCACCGCGAACATCTCCAAGACGCTGGGCATCAAGGCCGAGGGCAAGCCCTACCCGACCTTCGCCGAGTTCCGCACCGACGCCTCGGGTGGTGCCATGACCGGCGCCTTCCGTTCGGGCTGGCAGGCCGACTACCCGTCGCTGTACAACTTCCTGTACCCGACGATGGCCACCGACGGCAGCTCGAACGACGGCAAGTACTCGAACCCCGAGTTCGACGACCTGCTCGCCGAGGGCAGTGCGGCGAGCGACGTCGACGACGCCAACGCCTCGTACCAGAAGGCTCAGGAGGTCCTCCTCAAGGACCTGCCGATCATCCCGCTGTGGTACGCGAACGTCAACGGTGTCTGGGCCGACACGGTGAGCAACGTCGAGTACGGCTGGGACTCCGTGCCGATCTACGAGAACATCACCAAGTAA